From a region of the Candida albicans SC5314 chromosome 1, complete sequence genome:
- the ROB1 gene encoding Zn(II)2Cys6 transcription factor ROB1 (Zn(II)2Cys6 transcription factor; required for Spider model biofilm formation; mutant displays abnormal colony morphology and invasive growth; caspofungin repressed; flow model biofilm induced; rat catheter biofilm repressed) gives MTPSSTKKIKQRRSTSCTVCRTIKRKCDGNTPCSNCLKRNQECIYPDVDKRKKRYSIEYITNLENTNQQLHDQLQSLIDLKDNPYQLHLKITEILESSSSFLDNSETKSDSSLGSPELSKSEASLANSFTLGGELVVSSREQGANFHVHLNQQQQQQQPSPQSLSQSSASEVSTRSSPASPNSTISLAPQILRIPSRPFQQQTRQNLLRQSDLPLHYPISGKTSGPNASNITGSIASTISGSRKSSISVDISPPPSLPVFPTSGPTLPTLLPEPLPRNDFDFAPKFFPAPGGKSNMAFGATTVYDADESMVMNVNQIEERWGTGIKLAKLRNVPNIQNRSSSSSSTLIKVNKRTIEEVIKMITNSKAKKYFALAFKYFDRPILCYLIPRGKVIKLYEEICAHKNDLATVEDILGLYPTNQFISIELIAALIASGALYDDNIDCVREYLTLSKTEMFINNSGCLVFNESSYPKLQAMLVCALLELGLGELTTAWELSGIALRMGIDLGFDSFIYDDSDKEIDNLRNLVFWGSYIIDKYAGLIFGRITMLYVDNSVPLIFLPNRQGKLPCLAQLIIDTQPMISSIYETIPETKNDPEMSKKIFLERYNLLQGYNKSLGAWKRGLSREYFWNKSILINTITDESVDHSLKIAYYLIFLIMNKPFLKLPIGSDIDTFIEIVDEMEIIMRYIPDDKHLLNLVVYYALVLMIQSLVAQVSYTNANNYTQNSKFMNQLLFFIDRMGEVLRVDIWLICKKVHSNFQQKVEYLEKLMLDLTEKMEQRRRDEENLMMQQEEFYAQQQQQQQQQQQQPKHEYHDHQQEQEQQEQLQEEHSEKDIKIEIKDEPQPQEEHIHQDYPMKEEEENLNQLSEPQTNEEDNPAEDMLQNEQFMRMVDILFIRGIENDQEEGEEQQQQQQQQEQVQQEQVQQEQVQQDQMELEEDELPQQMPTSPEQPDEPEIPQLPEILDPTFFNSIVDNNGSTFNNIFSFDTEGFRL, from the exons ATGACACCAAGTtcaactaaaaaaattaagcAAAGAAGAAGTACTTC ATGTACAGTATGTCgaacaattaaaagaaaatgtgACGGGAATACACCGTGTTCAAATTGTCttaaaagaaatcaagaatGTATTTATCCCGATGTTgacaaaagaaagaaacgTTATTCAATAGAGTATATTACCAATTTAGAGAAtacaaatcaacaattacacGACCAACTCCAGAGtctaattgatttgaaagataATCCTTATCAATtgcatttgaaaataactGAAATACTCGAATCCTCGAGTCTGTTTTTAGACAATTCAGAGACTAAACTGGATTCATCTCTTGGTTCACCAGAATTATCGAAATCTGAAGCCTCGTTGGCGAATTCATTTACTTTAGGAGGTGAATTAGTAGTCAGTTCTAGAGAACAAGGTGCAAACTTTCACGTCCACCttaaccaacaacaacaacaacaacaaccactGCCACAATCACTATCACAATCTAGTGCAAGTGAAGTAAGCACAAGATCTTCACCTGCATCTCCTAATTCAACTATTAGTTTGGCTCCTCAGATATTGAGAATTCCATCACGAccatttcaacaacaaacacgACAAAATCTTCTCCGGCAATCTGACTTGCCATTACACTACCCTATTTCAGGCAAAACTTCTGGACCCAATGCTTCTAATATTACTGGTAGTATTGCTAGTACGATTAGTGGTAGTAGAAAAAGTAGTATATCAGTTGATATATCACCTCCACCACTGTTACCAGTTTTCCCAACTTCAGGACCTACATTACCTACTTTATTACCTGAACCACTACCAagaaatgattttgatttcgCTCCTAAATTTTTCCCTGCACCTGGTGGGAAATCAAATATGGCATTTGGAGCCACAACTGTTTATGATGCTGATGAATCCATGGTAATGAAtgtaaatcaaattgaagaaagatGGGGTACTGGTATCAAGTTGGCCAAATTGAGAAATGTTCCtaatattcaaaatagatcttcttcttcttcttccacCTTAATTAAAGTGAATAAAAGAACTATAGAAGAAGTTATTAAAATGATTACAAATTCAAAAGctaaaaaatattttgcGTTAgcattcaaatattttgatcGACCAATTTTATGTTATTTGATTCCTAGAGGGAAAGTCATCAAATTATATGAAGAAATATGTGCCCACAAGAATGATTTAGCAACAGTTGAAGATATTTTAGGGTTATACCCCACGAATCAatttatatcaattgaattaattgcTGCTTTGATAGCTTCTGGGGCTTTAtatgatgataatattgattgtGTTCGAGAATATTTGACATTACTGAAAACGGAAATGTTTATAAACAATTCCGGATGTCTTGTATTCAATGAAAGTTCTTATCCTAAATTACAAGCGATGTTAGTATGTGCCCTTTTAGAATTAGGATTAGGGGAATTAACTACTGCATGGGAATTATCTGGAATTGCCCTCCGAATGGGAATAGATTTGGGATTTGATAGTTTTATTTATGATGATTctgataaagaaattgataatttgagAAATTTAGTATTTTGGGGGAGttatataattgataaatatgcTGGATTAATATTTGGTCGTATTACAATGTTATATGTCGATAATAGTGTTCCTTTGATATTTCTCCCAAATAGACAGGGTAAATTACCTTGTTTAGCCcaattaattattgataCTCAACCAATGATAAGTTCTATTTATGAAACTATACCTGAAACTAAAAATGATCCTGAGATGtcgaaaaaaattttcttagAAAGATATAATTTGTTACAAGGATATAATAAAAGTTTAGGAGCATGGAAAAGAGGGTTATCTAGAGAGTATTTTTGGAATAAATCTATTTTAATCAACACAATAACTGATGAATCAGTTGATCATCTGTTAAAGATTGcttattatttgatatttttaattatgaataaaccatttttaaaattaccTATTGGTTCTGATATCGATACTTTCATTGAAATAGTTGATGAAATGGAAATCATTATGAGATATATCCCCGATGATAaacatttattgaatttagtGGTATATTATGCATTAGTATTAATGATACAATCATTGGTGGCACAAGTATCATATACTAATGCAAATAATTATActcaaaattcaaaatttatgaatcaattgttatttttcattgataGAATGGGTGAAGTTTTAAGAGTTGATATATGGTTGATTTGTAAGAAAGTTCATAGTAATTTTCAACAGAAAGTTgaatatttggaaaaattgatgCTTGATCTTACTGAAAAGATGgaacaaagaagaagggatgaagaaaatttgatgatgcAACAAGAGGAATTTTACGcccaacaacagcagcagcaacagcaacagcaacagcagccAAAACATGAATACCACGACCaccaacaagaacaagaacaacaagaacagcTACAAGAAGAACATTCAGAAAAAGatataaaaatagaaataaaagacgaaccacaaccacaagaAGAACATATACATCAAGATTATCCAATgaaagaggaagaagagaaTCTTAACCAATTATCAGAACCACAAACCAATGAAGAAGACAATCCAGCTGAGGACATGTTACAAAATGAGCAATTTATGAGAATGGTAgatatattatttataagAGGTATAGAAAATGATCaagaagaaggagaagaacagcaacagcaacaacaacaacaagagcAAGTTCAACAAGAGCAAGTTCAACAAGAGCAAGTTCAACAAGATCAAATGGAATTAGAAGAGGATGAATTACCACAACAAATGCCTACATCACCAGAACAACCAGATGAACCAGAAATTCCACAACTTCCAGAAATATTAGATCCAacattttttaattctatAGTAGATAACAATGGATCtacatttaataatatttttagttttgatACAGAAGGATTTCGTTTATaa
- the CYB2 gene encoding Cyb2p (Putative cytochrome b2 precursor; induced in high iron; alkaline repressed; colony morphology-related gene regulation by Ssn6; Hap43-repressed; pider biofilm induced) has product MVLSLQEVSQHNKKDDCWVIIHDKAYDLSDFMDEHPGGSAIIMKYAGKDATKAFDPIHPGDTLTKYLQPKYHKGEVEKKQKKKKSATTNNGTTTKPTESTSVSQETVDEFDVEYDEQENKAAITTEVQTNGAGNNNDDEVEGDDEYDDDDDDDEPPTEEELKRRQLVKNKPDISQIYNLYDFEFVARHTMDPIGWAYYSSSADGEATFRLNTGSYQRIFFKPRVMIDVTEIDTSTTMLGTKVSVPFYITATALGKLGHPDGEKVLTRGAQKHDLIQMIPTLASCSFDEIVDEAKPNQTQWFQLYVNSDREITKKIVQHAEARGMKGLFITVDAPQLGRREKDMKTKSIVDLSFVQGEDDEADRSQGSARAISSFIDTSLSWKDLKWFKSITKMPIILKGVQRVEDAIIAAEHGCAGVVLSNHGGRQLEFSPPPIEVLAELMPILREKGLADNFEVYIDGGVRRATDILKAVCLGAKGVGIGRPFLYAMSGYGDAGVNKAIQLLKDEMIMNMRLLGVNKLEELNELFVDTKYMQTRYVPDDVLFNRVYEPVPLPRFKDTKL; this is encoded by the coding sequence ATGGTACTTTCATTACAAGAAGTTTCTCAACATAATAAGAAAGATGATTGTTGGGTAATTATTCATGATAAAGCATATGATCTTTCTGATTTCATGGATGAACATCCTGGTGGACTGGCAATTATTATGAAATATGCTGGTAAAGATGCTACTAAAGCTTTTGATCCTATTCATCCTGGTGATACTTTAACTAAATATTTACAACCAAAATATCATAAAGGAGAAgttgaaaagaaacagaaaaagaagaagagtgCCACTACAAATAATGGCACCACAACTAAACCTACTGAATCCACTCTGGTCTCACAAGAAAcagttgatgaatttgatgttgaatatgatgaacaagaaaacaaaGCTGCTATCACTACAGAAGTTCAAACTAATGGAGCTGGTAATAACAACGACGATGAAGTTGAAGGTGATGATGAGTATgacgacgacgatgatgatgatgagccaccaactgaagaagaactTAAACGTCGTCAACTTGTTAAAAACAAACCAGATATTTCTCAAATTTATAACTTgtatgattttgaatttgttgctCGTCATACTATGGATCCAATTGGTTGGGCATATTATCTGTCACTGGCAGATGGTGAAGCTACATTCAGATTAAATACTGGAAGTTatcaaagaattttttttaaaccaAGAGTAATGATTGATGTTACTGAAATTGATACATCAACGACAATGTTGGGAACTAAAGTTTCAGTTCCATTTTATATTACTGCTACGGCATTAGGTAAATTAGGCCATCCTGATGGTGAAAAAGTTTTAACCCGAGGAGCTCAAAAACATGATCTTATTCAAATGATCCCTACGTTGGCTTCATGttcatttgatgaaattgttgatgaagcTAAACCAAATCAAACTCAATGGTTTCAACTTTATGTCAATTCAGATCGTGAAATTACGAAAAAGATTGTTCAACATGCTGAAGCTAGAGGTATGAAAGGATTATTTATTACGGTTGATGCTCCACAATTGGGcagaagagaaaaagatatGAAAACTAAAAgcattgttgatttaagTTTTGTTCAAggtgaagatgatgaagcTGATCGTTCACAAGGTTCAGCAAGAGCCATTTCTTCGTTTATTGATACTAGTTTAAGTTGGAAAGATTTGAAATggtttaaatcaattactaAAATgccaataattttaaagGGAGTTCAAAGAGTTGAAGATGCCATTATAGCAGCTGAACATGGATGTGCTGGTGTGGTTTTAAGTAATCACGGGGGTAGACAATTGGAATTTTCTCCACCACCAATTGAAGTTTTAGCAGAATTGATGCCAATTTTGAGAGAAAAAGGGTTAGCAGATAATTTTGAAGTTTATATAGATGGAGGTGTTAGAAGAGCTACTGATATTTTAAAAGCTGTTTGTTTAGGAGCAAAAGGTGTTGGTATTGGTCGTCCATTTTTATATGCCATGTCAGGATATGGAGATGCTGGTGTCAATAAAGCTATACAATTACTTAAAGATGAAATGATTATGAATATGAGATTATTGGGAGTTAATAAacttgaagaattgaatgaattatttgttgatacTAAATATATGCAAACAAGATATGTTCCTGATGATGTGTTGTTTAACAGAGTTTATGAACCGGTACCATTACCAAGATTCAAAGATACAAAATTGTAG